A single Drosophila miranda strain MSH22 chromosome XR, D.miranda_PacBio2.1, whole genome shotgun sequence DNA region contains:
- the LOC108151330 gene encoding cysteine and histidine-rich protein 1 homolog, whose amino-acid sequence MSNVESSSSAAQQPPTSTLPMLGDNQVMQASTSASSTSNSSTSSSSGNGGGGGGGNNVVGVPLDTQISGEPPSKKPCLDGASSSSGGALSSAAAASGTHEKLAYRISTALCCAVCLDLPKTAMYQCQMGHLMCAACFTHLLADGRLRDQIATCPNCRVEISKSTASRNLAVEKAASELPSECQFCNKEFPYKSLERHEQHECQERPTKCKYHRIGCQWRGPYHETTEHERNCSHPKKSGYEVMAALEAHDLKIKEEKKMFNTLIDLLSYEKIIFNDLQMKPYRTDEYVHKLFYETARFSAFNQQWVVKARINNSQRDPHQSNERTITYQLILKTKTSTPMSIHFFALKGPFSDMKVSTQIYKHEFTETNTESDYYVLPLPDGIGGSGSSECNRMLANKGINFRLLMFLLNK is encoded by the exons ATGTCAAATGTGGAATCTTCGAGTTCCGCGGCCCAGCAGCCCCCCACATCCACTCTGCCAATGCTGGGGGACAATCAGGTGATGCAGGCCTCCACCTCGGCTAGCTCCACCTCGAACAGCAGCACCAGTAGCAGCAGTGGCAatggcgggggcgggggcggtggCAACAACGTAGTGGGAGTGCCACTCGACACTCAGATCAGCGGTGAGCCGCCGTCCAAGAAACCATGTCTCGATGGAGCCTCCTCCAGTTCGGGGGGAGCTCTGTCAAGCGCTGCCGCGGCATCGGGAACACACGAGAAGCTGGCCTACCGCATCTCCACAGCCCTCTGCTGTGCCGTTTGCCTGGATTTGCCCAAAACGGCCATGTACCAG TGCCAGATGGGCCACCTGATGTGCGCCGCTTGCTTCACTCACCTTCTGGCGGATGGACG CCTACGCGATCAGATTGCCACGTGCCCCAATTGCCGCGTGGAGATATCAAAGAGCACTGCATCACGTAACCTGGCCGTAGAGAAGGCCGCCTCCGAGCTGCCCAGCGAGTGTCAG TTTTGCAATAAAGAATTCCCATATAAATCTCTCGAACGTCATGAACAGCACGAGTGCCAGGAGCGTCCCACTAAATGCAAATATCATCGCATTGGCTGCCAGTGGCGCGGCCCCTACCACGAGA CAACCGAGCACGAACGCAATTGCTCGCACCCCAAGAAGTCCGGCTACGAGGTGATGGCTGCCCTCGAAGCCCACGATCTGAAGATCAAAGAGGAGAAGAAGATGTTCAATACACTGATCGATTTGCTCAGCTATGAGAAGATTATCTTTAATG ATCTGCAAATGAAACCCTATCGCACGGACGAGTATGTACACAAGCTGTTCTATGAGACGGCCCGCTTTTCGGCCTTCAATCAGCAGTGGGTGGTGAAGGCGCGCATCAACAATAGCCAGCGCGATCCGCACCAGTCGAACGAGCGCACCATCACCTATCAGCTGATCCTGAAGACCAAGACCAGCACGCCCATGAGCATACATTTCTTTGCCCTCAAGGGCCCATTCTCCGACATGAAGGTGTCGACACAGATCTACAAGCACGAGTTTACAGAAACG aacacTGAGAGTGATTATTATGTGCTGCCGCTGCCCGATGGCATTGGAGGCAGCGGTTCAAGCGAATGCAATCGTATGCTGGCCAACAAAGGCATCAATTTTCG GCTGCTTATGTTTCTGCTGAACAAGTAG
- the LOC108151332 gene encoding protein FAM207A has translation MAKTKKNIRAKAKGAVGVAKQKAQDVQAQLNKSERQERLLHKTLTPKKTTTKKEKSALKHKKLLQRFADSRKERKNVQSSKKKPVVGDLKPLRDALPSLSDLYKLVKSKSKDATEQTALTEPEAPLSVKQKIKKKRADIVNRAKSFEKLVKDKHFKENPRGVIGSLVRNKYRTMEEDNE, from the coding sequence ATGGCTAAAACCAAGAAAAATATACGAGCCAAGGCTAAAGGAGCTGTAGGCGTGGCCAAGCAGAAGGCGCAGGATGTGCAGGCGCAGCTGAACAAGTCGGAGCGCCAGGAGCGACTGCTGCACAAGACCCTCACGCCCAAGAAGACAACaacgaagaaggagaaatCGGCACTCAAGCACAAGAAACTGCTGCAGCGCTTCGCCGACTCAAGGAAGGAGCGCAAGAATGTCCAGTCTAGCAAGAAGAAACCCGTCGTTGGGGATCTGAAGCCTCTGCGCGATGCCCTGCCCTCGCTCTCGGACCTCTACAAGCTGGTGAAGAGCAAGTCGAAGGATGCCACCGAGCAGACGGCTCTCACCGAGCCCGAGGCGCCGCTAAGTGTCAAGCAGAAGATTAAAAAGAAGCGCGCTGATATTGTGAACCGCGCCAAGTCCTTTGAGAAGCTCGTCAAGGACAAGCACTTCAAGGAGAACCCCCGTGGCGTGATCGGATCCCTGGTGCGCAACAAGTACCGAACGATGGAGGAAGACAATGAATAG
- the LOC108151328 gene encoding cyclin-dependent kinase 8, with product MDYDFKMKTQMERTKVEDLFNYEGCKVGRGTYGHVYKAKWKETSDGKEYALKQIDGTGLSMSACREIALLRELKHQNVITLIRVFLSHNDRKVFLLIDYAEHDLWHIIKFHRAAKATKKQVVVPRGMVKSLLYQILDGIHYLHSNWVLHRDLKPANILVMGDGNERGRVKIADMGFARLFNAPLKPLADLDPVVVTFWYRAPELLLGARHYTKAIDIWAIGCIFAELLTSEPIFHCRQEDIKTSNPYHHDQLDRIFNVMGFPQDKDWEDIKKMPEHHTLTKDFKRSTYSTCSLAKYMERHKIKPDSKAFHLLQKLLLMDPNKRITSEQAMQDQYFQEEPLPTQDVFAGCPIPYPKREFLTDDDQEDKSDNKRQQQQQQQQQQQQQQQQQQQQQQQQQQQQQQQQQQQMNPNEPNAKRVRLSGAGNQQDFHHQQQQQQQQQQQQQQMMFNQQQNFQQRFN from the exons ATGGACTacgattttaaaatgaaaacGCAAATGGAGCGCACCAAGGTAGAGGACCTGTTCAATTACGAGGGCTGCAAGGTGGGCCGCGGCACCTACGGCCACGTGTACAAGGCCAAGTGGAAGGAGacgag CGATGGCAAGGAGTACGCACTTAAGCAAATCGACGGCACCGGTCTGTCCATGTCTGCGTGCCGAGAGATCGCCTTGCTGCGGGAGCTCAAGCACCAGAACGTGATTACCCTTATACGGGTATTCCTCTCGCACAATGACCGAAAAGTGTTCCTGCTCATCGACTATGCCGAGCACGATCTGTGGCACATCATCAAGTTCCACCGTGCGGCCAAGGCCACCAAAAAACAAGTGGTTGTGCCTCGGGGCATGGTCAAGAGCCTGCTGTACCAGATTCTGGATGGCATACACTATCTGCACAGCAACTGGGTGCTGCATCGTGATCTGAAACCAGCCAACATTCTGGTGATGGGCGACGGCAATGAGAGGGGTCGCGTTAAGATAGCCGACATGGGTTTTGCCCGGCTTTTCAATGCCCCCCTGAAGCCATTGGCCGACCTGGACCCCGTTGTGGTGACATTCTGGTATCGCGCCCCAGAGCTGCTGCTGGGTGCACGCCACTACACCAAGGCCATAGACATCTGGGCTATTGGGTGCATCTTTGCCGAGCTGCTGACATCCGAGCCGATTTTTCACTGCCGGCAGGAGGACATCAAGACCAGCAATCCATACCATCACGACCAGCTGGACCGCATTTTCAACGTGATGGGCTTTCCGCAGGACAAGGACTGGGAGGACATCAAGAAGATGCCCGagcatcacacactgacaAAAGACTTTAAGCGCTCCACCTACTCGACCTGTTCTCTGGCCAAGTACATGGAGCGGCACAAGATCAAGCCCGACAGCAAGGCTTTCCATCTACTGCAGAAGCTGCTGCTTATGGACCCCAACAAGCGCATCACCTCCGAGCAGGCCATGCAGGATCAGTATTTCCAGGAGGAGCCACTGCCGACGCAGGACGTTTTTGCGGGCTGCCCCATTCCGTATCCCAAGCGCGAGTTCCTCACCGATGACGACCAGGAGGACAAGTCGGACAACAAgcgacaacaacagcagcagcagcagcagcagcagcaacagcaacagcagcaacaacagcagcagcagcagcagcaacaacaacagcaacagcagcagcagcagcagcagatgaatCCCAACGAGCCGAATGCCAAGCGGGTGCGTCTGTCCGGAGCCGGCAACCAGCAGGACTTCcaccaccagcaacagcagcaacagcaacagcagcaacaacagcagcagatgaTGTTCAACCAGCAACAGAATTTCCAGCAGCGCTTCAACTGA
- the LOC108151327 gene encoding putative glycerol kinase 5 codes for MECSQRNMSTPISDEAPVPTPPAPATVAYIAALDVGTTCVRCFVLDEKCLVKGSAVDEVELLNPQPGFFEIEPECLWRKIVNVITLAIRDAKLTPAQITCLTISTQRCTFLTWNHETGEYYHNFITWKDLRAHELVDEWNSSWTKRSMNSVSFALYLVTRQPRFLAGSVLKLMNGQVTPRLLYEINNNKRLKQALHENKARVELLDSWILHKLRSGNGKNTNVEHITDVTSSTATGLYDPFTLSWSPFISWLFGFDTKILPRVVDNGYKDFGHVHPAAFGPGWDNTSIPIAASLSDQAASMWGSQCFKKNDVKVTMGTGAFLNLSTGSKCRAATSGIYPLVAWQIKNNSKSQGAVYCIEGAAHDFGTVVTWAQSCELFKKPDETALIAKSVPDTNGVFFMPAFSGLGPPVNDYRSASGFIGLTPSTTKAHMVRALLESIVFRLVQLIDATEKETSQKLKVIRVNGGVSRNDFVCQFLADLSGLKVERDENTESSIMGATFMAGINHGIWKNFEDLKCFRKVERVFEPRLNVYEKVIERMDKWCGAIDRFSEWY; via the exons ATGGAGTGTTCACAGAGAAACATGTCGACCCCCATATCTGATGAGGCCCCAGTCCCGACCCCGCCTGCGCCTGCCACAGTGGCTTATATAGCCGCACTGGACGTTGGCACAACTTGTGTCCGTTGCTTTGTGCTCGACGAGAAGTGCCTGGTCAAGGGGTCGGCGGTTGATGAG GTGGAACTATTAAATCCGCAGCCGGGCTTTTTCGAAATTGAGCCAGAGTGCTTGTGGCGCAAGATTGTGAATGTGATAACCCTGGCGATACGCG ATGCCAAGCTGACGCCCGCGCAAATCACCTGCCTGACCATCTCGACGCAGCGCTGTACATTCCTCACCTGGAACCACGAGACCGGGGAGTACTATCACAATTTCATAACCTGGAAGGATTTGCGGGCCCACGAACTGGTGGATGAATGGAACAGCAGCTGGACCAAGCGCTCAATGAATAGTGTCTCCTTTGCCCTGTATTTGGTCACCAGACAACCTCGCTTCCTGGCCGGAAGTGTGCTCAAACTAATGAATGGCCAGGTGACGCCGCGACTGCTCTATGAAATTAACAACAACAAGCGCCTGAAGCAGGCCCTGCACGAAAACAAGGCTCGCGTAGAGCTGCTAGACTCTTGGATCCTCCATAAGCTGCGCTCTGGCAATGGCAAGAACACAAATGTCGAACATATCACCGATGTAACCTCGAGCACAGCCACTGGACTGTACGACCCCTTCACGCTCAGCTGGTCGCCCTTCATTAGCTGGCTCTTTGGCTTCGAT ACAAAGATCCTGCCTCGCGTGGTGGACAACGGCTACAAGGACTTTGGACACGTTCATCCAGCCGCCTTTGGGCCGGGCTGGGACAACACCAGCATACCCATTGCCGCCTCGCTCAGTGACCAGGCGGCGTCCATGTGGGGCTCTCAATGCTTTAAGAAGAACGACGTGAAGGTTACCATGGGCACCGGGGCCTTTCTTAATTTGAGTACGGGCTCCAAATGCCGTGCGGCAACCAGCGGAATATATCCTCTGGTGGCCTGGCAAATCAAGAACAATTCAAAAAGCCAAGGCGCCGTCTACTGTATCGAGGGAGCTGCACATGACTTTGGCACTGTGGTTACCTGGGCACAGTCCTGCGAGCTGTTCAAGAAGCCAGACGAAACGGCGCTGATTGCGAAGTCTGTGCCGGATACCAACGGTGTGTTCTTTATGCCCGCTTTCAGTGGCCTGGGG CCTCCTGTGAACGATTACCGCTCCGCCAGCGGTTTTATAGGTCTAACACCGTCCACTACCAAGGCCCATATGGTGCGGGCCTTGCTCGAGAGCATTGTCTTTAGGCTGGTCCAGCTGATCGATGCCACCGAAAAGGAAACCTCTCAAAAGCTCAAAGTCATTAG AGTGAATGGCGGCGTCTCTCGCAATGACTTTGTCTGTCAGTTCTTGGCTGATCTTAGCGGCCTGAAGGTGGAGCGTGACGAGAACACCGAGTCCAGCATCATGGGGGCCACATTCATGGCGGGCATCAATCATGGCATCTGGAAAAATTTCGAAGATCTCAAGTGTTTTCGCAAGGTGGAACGTGTGTTCGAGCCACGTCTCAACGTCTACGAAAAGGTTATTGAGCGCATGGACAAGTGGTGCGGGGCCATAGACCGCTTCAGTGAATGGTACTAG
- the LOC108151331 gene encoding CRAL-TRIO domain-containing protein C3H8.02, which yields MSSEELAPINEQDLKNLKERMKLIVEADPKQYHNDFSLRRYLRAFKTTDDAFQAILKTNKWRETYGVEKLGEMDRSQLENKARLLRHRDCIGRPVIYIPAKNHGSSTRDIDELTRFIVYNLEEACKKCFEEVTDRLCIVFDLAEFSTSCMDYQLVQNLIWLLGKHFPERLGVCLILNSPGLFSTVWPAIRVLLDDNTAKKVKFVSDDVDLCQYLIPDILPTDM from the exons ATGTCGTCCGAGGAGCTGGCGCCAATAAACGAGCAGGACCTGAAGAACCTTAAGGAGCGAATGAAACTGATTGTCGAAGCGGATCCCAAGCAATACCACAATGATTTCTCCCTTAGGCGGTATTTGCGCGCATTCAAGACCACAGATGACGCATTCCAG GCCATACTGAAGACGAACAAGTGGCGTGAGACATATGGCGTGGAGAAACTGGGCGAAATGGACCGCAGCCAGTTGGAGAACAAGGCCCGTCTGCTGCGCCACCGCGACTGCATCGGCCGTCCAGTCATCTACATTCCGGCCAAGAACCATGGGTCCTCCACCCGTGACATCGATGAGCTGACCCGTTTCATTGTGTACAACCTGGAGGAGGCGTGCAAGAAGTGCTTCGAGGAGGTCACCGACCGCCTGTGCATCGTCTTCGATCTGGCCGAGTTCAGCACATCGTGCATGGACTACCAGCTGGTGCAGAACCTCATCTGGCTGCTGGGCAAGCACTTCCCGGAGCGCCTTGGCGTCTGTTTGATACTTAATTCGCCGGGACTCTTCTCCACTGTTTGGCCGGCCATTCGTGTGCTGCTCGACGACAACACCGCCAAGAAGGTGAAGTTTGTCAGCGATGATGTGGATCTATGCCAATATCTGATACCCGACATTCTCCCAACGGACATGTAA
- the LOC108151324 gene encoding sphingosine kinase 2: protein MNESYEKSSNSTACSTPTAGALPERHHDVSDTFYTSQRKGRKYVFRVRLDINGFTLQRESPSGTIVKEQTVKLCDIVGARCMRLKKTRRLAVASACACSNGNPNSPAASVNRSAATPSKCSTASKENYRCDDGDVSAYLYVFAYVLKKKSLRSEFHRERTVLTLRFRSFDTFEDNMREADRWYRALRWQLHRTLESIFVVRNEEDRRRRVLVMLNPKSGSGNAREVFNMHVTPVLNEAEVPYDLYVTKHSNFAIEFMSTRCLDAWCCVVAVGGDGLFHEIVNGLLQREDWAKVLPNIALGIIPCGSGNGLARSIAHGYNEPYFSKPVLGAALTVISGCSSPMDVVRVQLQSRSLYSFLSIGWGFISDVDIESERIRVIGYQRFTIWTLYRLANLRTYNGKISYLLTEQQQPSEQEGDTSHTPQLKMQTSRSCNTHIDKLSNTTNNNPSFHHSTEYLPHEFADVISLETSINQSFRSRCDSWLSGGSRRSYYYSISESIYHSLADESDIAVQAAIALENRQQNFGPTSSLPELDEPLPEDEGWLVEEGEFIMMHAVYQTHLGIDCYFAPKAQMNDGTIYLILIRGGISRPHLLSFLYNMSTGTHLPEVNNEYVKVLPVRAFRLEPHDNHGIITIDGERVEFGPLQAEVLPGIARVMVPK from the exons ATGAACGAATCTTATGAGaagagcagcaacagcacagCGTGCTCTACACCCACAGCTGGGGCTTTGCCCGAACGCCACCACGATGTTAGCGACACATTTTACACCAGCCAGCGAAAGGGGAGGAAGTACGTGTTTCGGGTACGGCTGGACATCAACGGCTTTACACTGCAGCGAGAATCACCCAGCGGCACTATAGTCAAGGAGCAGACTGTGAAACTATGCGACATTGTTGGGGCGCGTTGCATGCGTCTAAAGAAGACCCGCCGCCTGGCCGTAGCCAGTGCGTGCGCCTGCAGCAACGGCAATCCCAACTCCCCCGCAGCCTCGGTCAACCGCAGTGCGGCCACGCCCAGCAAATGCAGTACGGCCAGCAAGGAGAATTATCGCTGCGACGACGGCGATGTGAGCGCCTACCTTTATGTGTTTGCCTATGTCCTGAAGAAGAAGAGCCTGCGAAGTGAGTTCCACAGGGAGCGCACTGTTCTCACACTGCGCTTCCGGTCCTTTGACACCTTTGAGGACAATATGCGCGAGGCGGATCGCTGGTACCGCGCTCTGCGCTGGCAGCTACACCGCACGTTGGAGAGCATCTTCGTGGTGCGGAACGAGGAAGATCGGCGACGTCGTGTTTTGGTCATGCTCAATCCAAAGTCTGGGTCGGGAAATGCCCGTGAAGTTTTTAATATGCATGTCACGCCGGTTCTGAACGAGGCCGAGGTGCCGTACGATCTGTACGTAACGAAGCATTCCAATTTTGCCATTGAATTTATGAGCACCCGCTGTCTGGACGCCTGGTGCTGTGTTGTTGCCGTGGGCGGCGATGGACTGTTCCACGAGATAGTCAACGGACTGCTGCAACGCGAGGACTGGGCAAAGGTGCTGCCGAACATAGCGCTCGGAATTATTCCGTGCGGTTCCGGCAACGGCTTGGCCAGGTCTATTGCCCATGGATACAA CGAACCATACTTTAGCAAGCCAGTGCTGGGGGCCGCCTTGACCGTCATCAGCGGCTGCAGCTCTCCGATGGATGTGGTCCGAGTGCAGCTCCAGAGTCGTTCCCTGTACTCCTTCTTATCGATTGGCTGGGGCTTCATTTCGGACGTGGACATTGAGAGCGAGCGCATTCGTGTGATTGGCTATCAACGCTTCACCATCTGGACCCTGTACCGCCTGGCGAATCTTCGCACCTACAACGGCAAGATCAGTTACCTGCTCaccgagcagcagcagccgtcgGAACAGGAGGGGGATACCTCACACACTCCGCAGCTGAAGATGCAGACCAGTAGAAGCTGCAACACCCATATCGACAAACTGTCCAACACAACCAACAACAACCCGAGCTTCCATCATTCCACCGAGTACCTGCCGCATGAATTTGCGGATGTTATCTCGCTGGAGACGTCTATCAATCAATCGTTTCGCTCCCGCTGTGACAGCTGGCTTTCGGGCGGGTCCCGGCGCAGCTATTACTATTCCATATCGGAGAGCATCTATCATAGTTTGGCGGACGAGAGCGACATTGCCGTTCAGGCGGCAATTGCTCTGGAGAATCGCCAGCAGAACTTTGGGCCGACGAGCAGCCTGCCGGAGCTGGACGAGCCGCTACCGGAGGACGAAGGATGGCTTGTCGAGGAGGGGGAGTTCATCATGATGCACGCCGTCTATCAGACACATCTGGGCATCGATTGTTATTTTGCGCCCAAGGCCCAAATGAACGACGGCACCATTTATCTGATTCTCATACGCGGCGGCATCAGTCGCCCCCACCTCCTCAGCTTCCTGTACAACATGAGCACGGGCACGCACCTGCCCGAGGTGAACAACGAGTATGTGAAGGTGTTGCCGGTGCGGGCCTTCCGCCTGGAGCCACACGACAATCACGGCATCATCACCATCGATGGCGAACGCGTCGAATTTGGGCCGCTGCAGGCCGAGGTTCTGCCGGGCATAGCGCGTGTGATGGTGCCGAAGTGA
- the LOC108151325 gene encoding dnaJ homolog subfamily C member 2 translates to MTNSLELEVPLKVARHQIERVGLAYFNARRKIAPGGVERSESDEKLEGVGEEVEISYLKSLDPKEWKDQDHYSVLGLGKLRFEASDDDIRRAYRRMVLQHHPDKRKAKGEVVINDEDYFTCITKAYEILGTSKPRRSFDSVDPEFDDSLPSQTEIDNDYFAVFNKMFKLNGRWSERPQVPDFGEVDAKREEVERFYNFWYDFKSWREFSYLDEEDKEKGQDRDERRWIEKENKAARIKRKKEEMSRIRDLVNLAYNNDKRIQRFKQEEKDRKAAAKRAKMDAVQAQKAEQEKAVREAALAKERADKAEQKRIEQIRIEREQQKKVLKKERKTLRDKVKDCKYYAKNDKDQLKHMEGTEKICETFNLAELQALNKAMESKGRESFVAALQTAEQKIAAELEEINQTQAKKLATATAAAPKTAGVKEVKKGELWSNENVQLLIKAVNLFPAGTAQRWDVIATFINQHSGSGGAQVLARDVLNKAKALQNSDHSKSSLKTQANDAAFASFEKSKKEVQVSNDITIGEEAPSQESKENVKQNGGAHPNQVNNQKPKQNGIPTPAAAAGAAAPAAGAGAAPPAAPMTNGTGGAGGASKTWTKEEQALLEQAIKSYPTTTPDRWDCIAACIPNRSKKDCLRRVKELVELVNSKKEAQAAVK, encoded by the exons ATGACTAACAGCCTGGAGTTGGAGGTACCGCTCAAGGTCGCGCGTCACCAAATCGAGCGCGTTGGCTTAGCCTATTTCAACGCACGCCGCAAAATCGCGCCAGGTGGTGTCGAGCGTAGCGAATCCGATGAGAAGTTGGAGGGCGTCGGCGAGGAAGTGGAAATTAGCTACCTCAAGTCCCTGGATCCCAAGGAATGGAAGGACCAAGACCACTACAGTGTCCTCGGTCTGGGCAAATTGAG ATTCGAAGCCAGCGATGATGACATTCGTCGCGCCTACAGACGCATGGTGCTGCAGCACCATCCGGACAAGCGAAAAGCCAAGGGTGAGGTGGTGATCAACGACGAGGACTATTTCACGTGCATAACAAAGGCCTACGAGATATTGG GCACTTCAAAGCCGCGACGCAGCTTTGATTCTGTGGATCCCGAATTCGACGACTCGCTACCCTCACAGACAGAAATCGACAATGACTATTTTGCCGTATTCAACAAAATGTTCAAGCTGAACGGACGCTGGAGCGAGAGGCCGCAGGTGCCAGACTTTGGCGAGGTGGACGCCAAACGCGAGGAGGTGGAGCGCTTCTATAACTTCTGGTATGACTTCAAATCGTGGCGTGAATTCAGCTACCTGGATGAGGAGGACAAGGAGAAGGGTCAGGATCGGGACGAGCGTCGCTGGATCGAGAAGGAGAACAAGGCGGCACGCATCAAGCGAAAAAAGGAGGAGATGAGTCGCATTCGTGATCTCGTCAATCTGGCCTACAACAACGACAAGCGTATACAGCGTTTCAAGCAGGAGGAGAAGGATCGCAAGGCGGCAGCCAAGCGGGCCAAAATGGATGCCGTCCAGGCTCAAAAGGCTGAGCAGGAGAAGGCCGTACGCGAGGCGGCCCTGGCCAAAGAGCGCGCCGACAAGGCCGAACAGAAGCGCATCGAGCAAATTCGTATTGAACGCGAGCAGCAGAAGAAGGTGCTCAAGAAGgagcggaaaacgctccgggACAAGGTCAAGGATTGCAAATACTATGCCAAAAACGACAAGGATCAGCTGAAGCATATGGAGGGCACAGAGAAAATATGCGAAACGTTTAACCTAGCCGAGCTGCAGGCTCTGAACAAGGCCATGGAGTCGAAGGGTCGCGAATCATTTGTGGCTGCTCTTCAGACAGCCGAACAGAAAATCGCCGCCGAACTGGAGGAGATCAACCAGACGCAGGCGAAGAAGTTGGCAaccgccaccgccgctgcACCCAAAACTGCTGGCgtcaaggaggtgaagaagggCGAACTCTGGAGCAACGAAAATGTTCAGTTGCTCATCAAGGCGGTGAATCTGTTCCCGGCTGGCACTGCCCAGCGCTGGGACGTAATCGCAACGTTTATCAATCAGCACAGTGGATCGGGAGGGGCCCAGGTCCTGGCCAGAGATGTCCTCAACAAGGCGAAGGCCCTGCAGAACAGCGATCACTCCAAGAGCAGCCTCAAGACGCAGGCCAACGATGCCGCCTTTGCCAGCTTCGAGAAGTCCAAGAAGGAAGTGCAAGTCTCAAACGACATTACCATTGGCGAGGAGGCGCCCTCACAAGAGAGCAAGGAGAACGTCAAGCAGAATGGTGGTGCCCATCCCAATCAGGTGAACAATCAGAAGCCGAAGCAGAACGGCATACcgacaccagcagcagcagcaggagcagcagccccagcagcaggagcaggagctgcgCCACCGGCAGCTCCCATGACCAATGGCACTGGTGGTGCAGGTGGTGCATCCAAGACCTGGACCAAGGAGGAGCAGGCACTGCTAGAGCAGGCCATCAAATCGTACCCGACCACGACACCCGATCGCTGGGACTGCATTGCTGCGTGCATACCCAATCGCAGTAAAAAGGATTGCCTGCGACGTGTCAAGGAGCTTGTCGAGCTGGTCAACTCAAAGAAGGAGGCGCAGGCGGCTGTCAAATGA
- the LOC108151329 gene encoding islet cell autoantigen 1 — MLKSEVQHQFWITKKAVQRKLGSKEDKHIISSDAELDAKIEVFKSISDTSLELCKIIDQYQERLCILSQEECVFGRFLKEAGKRSKTTGNSINHTAKAMSFAGQQRMCVRVPLLRLQHEVDVFRCRAVKDTEVTLQNMEKERTEYRAALCWMKSASQELDPDTGKGLDKFRTAQAHVRVAKHNFDGYSLDSIQKIDLLAAARCNMYSHALVAYVAELKSFALKAASTFQTISNALIAKPKYDFCVLKELSQNEGPSEDVPPIEAVDKDQSLFFASEYQDKPDSELKPPSGKKSQAEPAPVCGDNESLLIELAKQLEKEDSPLIDAPVQEQEPPLMGDANQTSSTNNKFWARMFNPQLQQQQQKPMPTTTTTTAAKPAASGPAPATASASAAASKSQSTNNPWLDLFADLDPLANPQAFDLKMSGGRSVAEQT; from the exons ATGCTAAAATCTGAGGTGCAACACCAATTTTGGATCACCAAGAAGGCGGTCCAGCGCAAGCTGGGCTCCAAGGAGGACAAGCACATAATCTCCTCGGACGCGGAGCTTGACGCTAAGATTGAGGTGTTCAAATCAATATCGGACACCAGCCTGGAACTCTGCAAGATAATCGACCAGTACCAGGAGCGCCTGTGCATCTTGTCGCAGGAGGAGTGTGTCTTTGGGCGCTTCCTCAAGGAGGCGGGCAAGCGGAGCAAGACGACGGGCAACAGCATCAACCACACAGCGAAGGCCATGTCCTTTGCAGGACAGCAGCGGATGTGTGTGCGGGTGCCATTGCTGCGACTGCAGCACGAGGTGGACGTGTTTCGCTGTCGCGCCGTCAAGGACACGGAGGTCACGCTGCAGAACATGGAGAAAGAGCGAACGGAGTACAGAGCTGCCCTGTGCTGGATGAAGTCGGCTAGCCAGGAGCTGGACCCCGACACGGGCAAGGGCCTGGACAAGTTTCGCACTGCCCAGGCTCATGTGCGCGTGGCCAAACATAATTTCGATGGCTACTCCTTGGACTCCATCCAAAAG ATTGATTTGCTGGCCGCCGCCCGCTGCAATATGTATTCGCATGCTTTGGTCGCCTACGTGGCGGAGCTGAAGAGTTTCGCCCTGAAGGCGGCCTCCACATTCCAGACGATATCCAATGCACTAATTGCCAAGCCCAAGTACGACTTTTGTGTTCTGAAGGAACTGTCCCAAAATGAGGGCCCAAGCGAGGATGTGCCACCAATTGAAGCCGTGGATAAGGATCAGTCGCTGTTCTTTGCT AGTGAATATCAGGACAAGCCAGACTCGGAGTTGAAGCCGCCCAGTGGAAAGAAGTCCCAGGCGGAGCCAGCCCCCGTCTGCGGTGACAATGAGTCCCTGCTCATAGAACTTGCCAAGCAGCTCGAGAAGGAGGACAGTCCGCTGATCGATGCTCCCGTGCAGGAGCAGGAACCCCCCCTGATGGGGGATGCCAATCAAACCAGCAGCACCAATAACAAGTTCTGGGCACGCATGTTCAATccgcagctgcagcagcaacagcagaagcccATGCCTACCACTACCACCACCACAGCCGCTAAGCCAGCCGCCAGTGGACCAGCGCCGGCGACGGCGTCGGCGTCGGCAGCTGCTAGCAAATCCCAGTCGACCAACAATCCGTGGCTTGACCTCTTCGCCGATCTGGATCCCCTGGCCAATCCGCAGGCGTTTGATCTGAAAATGAGTGGGGGACGCAGCGTAGCGGAGCAGACATAA